In Tolypothrix sp. NIES-4075, the following proteins share a genomic window:
- a CDS encoding PAS domain-containing sensor histidine kinase: MNINPLESTAELIQASPSGAIAHTEESTSEQLLLSMYDSIEASIFVVDVLENGDFRYVGLNPTHSRWTGIRKDDLRGKTPEEILSPVDAANVRQHYSECVRCSKTICYEQCLQFQGIPSWWKTTLTPLLNSNSRIYRLIGTSKNITAIKQAEAGGIDAQREEVLEAIAKKIHSGVELQIIINQTVKKIRFFLESDRVIIYRFQVDWSGVIIAESTVVPGTSLLGTNIKDACFSEKYIERYKRGGIQVLEDIYAAGLHPCQIDLLASFQVKANVVVPILLKQDLWGLLIVHHCRSPRQWQQTEIDLLKQIATQLGIAVQQTELKQQIENLKAQFNSQMQLIFNYEAVVRRITEKIRDSLDETQLLQTVTQELAKVLKVDSCQIEFYNNCCNVATVAYEYTTSKFPCQESSRQIADFPEIYQKLLQKEPLQFVQVVGVNPQAVMTLACPIFDAQRILGNLWLTRQTQEAFAEFEIQLVQQIANECAIAICQARLYKAAQAQVKELEKLKHLKKDFLRTLSHELRTPITSISLAAQTLESVLQQEGVLEIELVPQLFGILQNECERESKLINDLLTLTYLEADIEPMTLIAIDLQTWLPSIVEPFRERIYCQQQQLSLSIAKELPSLQVDITDLERAIVELLNNACKYTPGGEAIAVSAYLKADTVCLSVSNTGVEIPSDELSRIFDPFYRIPKNDPWKYGGTGLGLALVKKMVKHLKATIYVESADNKTTFTIQF, from the coding sequence ATGAATATTAATCCATTGGAATCAACCGCAGAGTTGATACAAGCATCACCATCGGGTGCGATCGCACACACAGAAGAAAGTACTAGCGAGCAGCTTCTACTAAGCATGTATGATTCTATTGAAGCATCAATCTTTGTAGTAGATGTTTTAGAAAATGGGGATTTTCGGTATGTCGGGTTAAATCCAACTCACTCTAGATGGACTGGTATTCGTAAAGATGATTTGAGAGGGAAAACACCAGAAGAAATTCTCTCCCCAGTCGATGCGGCAAACGTCCGTCAGCATTATAGTGAGTGCGTGCGATGCAGCAAAACTATTTGCTACGAACAATGCTTGCAATTCCAGGGAATTCCTAGTTGGTGGAAAACAACGCTAACACCATTGCTAAATAGTAATTCCCGGATTTATCGATTAATTGGTACTAGTAAGAATATTACCGCTATCAAACAAGCAGAAGCAGGGGGAATTGACGCACAGCGAGAGGAAGTTTTAGAAGCGATCGCTAAAAAAATTCACTCTGGTGTAGAATTACAGATAATTATTAATCAAACAGTTAAGAAAATTCGCTTTTTTTTAGAGAGCGATCGCGTCATCATTTATCGCTTCCAAGTCGATTGGAGTGGGGTTATAATTGCCGAATCAACTGTTGTTCCTGGTACTTCTCTTCTAGGAACAAACATCAAAGATGCCTGTTTTAGTGAAAAATATATAGAACGTTACAAACGTGGTGGAATTCAAGTTTTAGAAGATATTTACGCGGCTGGTTTGCATCCTTGTCAAATTGACTTACTTGCCTCTTTCCAGGTAAAAGCCAACGTCGTCGTGCCGATTTTATTAAAGCAGGATTTGTGGGGCTTACTGATTGTCCATCATTGCCGATCGCCACGTCAATGGCAACAGACAGAAATTGATTTGCTCAAACAAATAGCTACTCAATTAGGAATTGCCGTACAGCAAACAGAACTTAAGCAACAAATAGAAAATCTCAAAGCACAGTTTAACTCGCAGATGCAGTTAATTTTCAACTATGAAGCAGTTGTGCGCCGAATTACCGAAAAAATCCGCGACAGTTTAGATGAAACACAGCTTTTGCAAACAGTAACTCAGGAACTAGCAAAAGTGCTGAAAGTTGATTCTTGTCAAATTGAATTTTATAACAATTGCTGTAATGTGGCAACAGTTGCCTATGAATATACTACTAGTAAATTTCCCTGCCAGGAATCAAGCAGACAGATTGCAGACTTTCCAGAAATTTATCAGAAATTGTTGCAAAAAGAGCCTTTACAATTTGTCCAAGTTGTGGGTGTGAATCCTCAAGCTGTAATGACATTAGCTTGTCCAATATTCGACGCGCAAAGGATTTTAGGAAATCTCTGGCTGACAAGACAAACTCAAGAAGCTTTTGCAGAATTTGAAATTCAACTAGTACAGCAAATAGCCAACGAATGCGCGATCGCCATTTGTCAAGCGCGACTTTACAAAGCTGCACAAGCACAAGTTAAAGAACTAGAAAAACTCAAACATCTGAAAAAGGACTTTTTGCGAACCCTTTCTCATGAATTGCGAACCCCCATAACCAGCATCAGTCTTGCAGCTCAAACATTAGAAAGTGTTCTCCAGCAAGAAGGAGTATTAGAAATAGAATTAGTTCCGCAACTGTTCGGGATACTTCAAAACGAATGTGAACGAGAAAGCAAATTAATTAACGATCTACTTACATTAACATACCTCGAAGCTGACATTGAGCCAATGACTTTAATAGCCATTGACTTACAAACCTGGCTTCCTTCTATTGTCGAGCCTTTTCGAGAACGTATTTACTGCCAGCAGCAACAATTAAGTTTAAGTATTGCTAAAGAACTGCCATCTTTACAAGTAGATATCACAGATTTGGAGCGTGCGATCGTAGAATTGTTAAATAATGCTTGCAAATATACTCCTGGTGGTGAAGCGATCGCAGTTTCAGCTTACTTGAAAGCAGACACAGTATGTCTTAGCGTTAGCAACACCGGCGTTGAGATACCCTCAGATGAACTTTCACGCATCTTCGATCCGTTTTACCGCATTCCCAAAAATGACCCCTGGAAATACGGTGGAACTGGATTAGGATTAGCATTAGTGAAGAAAATGGTCAAACATTTAAAAGCCACAATTTATGTAGAGAGTGCTGACAATAAAACCACCTTCACCATCCAATTTTAG
- a CDS encoding MerR family transcriptional regulator, with translation MGDRYNFTYFRKEAPTEPERSVARGIAEIGDTGIGRSIYYSKTNLVELAAMVYWLSVGLSFDIACETLKTLKDQEPELFSSGTGKRFMLLEAQERSLSLVAYDRKQAIASLDEGKPVIPVWLDVISQQLMNKLAG, from the coding sequence TTGGGCGATCGCTATAATTTCACCTATTTCCGCAAGGAGGCTCCCACTGAACCTGAAAGGTCAGTGGCCAGAGGAATTGCGGAAATAGGTGATACGGGGATAGGACGTAGTATTTATTACTCAAAAACCAATTTAGTAGAATTGGCAGCTATGGTATATTGGCTGTCTGTAGGTTTGAGTTTTGATATTGCTTGCGAAACCTTGAAAACGCTGAAAGACCAAGAACCAGAGTTATTTAGTTCTGGTACAGGTAAACGCTTCATGTTGTTAGAAGCGCAGGAGCGATCGCTTTCTCTTGTAGCGTATGACCGAAAACAGGCGATCGCATCTTTAGATGAAGGTAAACCTGTGATTCCGGTGTGGCTAGACGTGATTTCTCAGCAGTTGATGAATAAGTTGGCAGGTTAA
- a CDS encoding AAA-like domain-containing protein has protein sequence MLQPGALIRIKAPQKMGKTLLLEKLLDYARQQGYQTAKLDLKLADSSAIADLKTFLRGEVPRH, from the coding sequence ATTTTGCAACCTGGTGCGCTGATTCGCATCAAAGCTCCGCAGAAGATGGGTAAAACATTGCTGTTAGAGAAACTACTCGACTATGCTAGGCAGCAGGGTTATCAAACAGCAAAATTAGATTTGAAGCTAGCTGATAGTTCTGCCATTGCTGACTTGAAGACTTTCTTGCGTGGTGAAGTCCCGCGTCATTGA
- a CDS encoding HsdM family class I SAM-dependent methyltransferase, whose translation MVDEQAQLPPPLGKPSTIPSEYDWQALRSQDGDALETQYRHTLENLGKEKGLLGVIFRKSQNKIQDPAKLKRLIELINSETWIGLDIDVKGEIYEGLLQKNAEDVKGGAGQYFTPRALIKALVEVMQPKPGQRICDPACGTGGFFLVANDNITKNYKLDKAQKQFLKNQTFKGFDVADGVVRLCAMNLYLHGIAGDESPVEAKDSLMADPGDRSNLFSLTFNCPALVLQRSQLPPSNAL comes from the coding sequence ATGGTTGATGAACAAGCCCAACTCCCCCCACCCTTGGGCAAACCTTCCACCATTCCTTCAGAATACGACTGGCAAGCATTGCGATCGCAAGATGGTGATGCTTTAGAAACTCAGTACCGCCACACGTTAGAAAACCTGGGTAAAGAAAAAGGACTATTGGGCGTTATCTTCCGTAAATCGCAAAACAAAATTCAAGACCCCGCCAAACTCAAGCGACTGATAGAACTCATCAACTCGGAAACTTGGATTGGTTTAGATATCGACGTAAAAGGCGAAATTTACGAAGGATTGCTGCAAAAGAACGCCGAAGATGTCAAAGGTGGCGCAGGACAGTATTTTACCCCAAGGGCATTAATTAAAGCTCTTGTCGAAGTCATGCAACCAAAACCCGGACAGCGTATCTGTGATCCTGCTTGCGGTACAGGTGGTTTTTTTCTGGTTGCTAATGATAACATTACCAAAAATTACAAACTCGATAAAGCCCAAAAACAATTCCTCAAAAATCAAACTTTCAAAGGCTTTGATGTCGCTGATGGTGTAGTCCGCCTCTGTGCGATGAATCTGTATTTACACGGTATTGCTGGTGATGAAAGTCCAGTGGAAGCCAAAGATAGCTTGATGGCAGATCCAGGCGATCGCTCAAATTTGTTCTCGCTCACTTTCAACTGTCCGGCGTTGGTTCTCCAAAGGTCGCAATTACCGCCGTCCAATGCCCTCTGA
- a CDS encoding RNA-guided endonuclease InsQ/TnpB family protein: MSAIALTIDETSFWTPKGARPPGFKKVKKYKSFTLKQAGYKFLGGNRIKIGNRTYQYWNSKKIEGTVKTLTIKRTSLGELFLVVVVDDGSNPDIQVKTGRIAGFDFGLKTFLTCSDGIKIESPQFFKQSLNDIKKAGRQHSKKLKGSSNRERARKNLVRKYEDISNRRRDWFWKLAHDLTDKFDILCFETLNLKGMQRLWGRKISELAFGEFLQILEWVAKKKKKLVVFIDQWYPSSKTCSSCGHVLESLDLSIREWRCPSCQSVNGRDDNASKNICAVGASTVGLGDVSRATPALQLLFEPRIPAIKLRGVCQKLFYGSGATIYFSRTAFQTKYA, from the coding sequence CTGAGCGCCATCGCTTTAACCATCGATGAGACGAGCTTTTGGACGCCCAAAGGAGCTAGACCACCGGGATTTAAAAAGGTCAAGAAATACAAATCATTCACTCTAAAACAAGCTGGCTATAAGTTTTTAGGTGGCAATCGAATTAAGATTGGAAATCGGACTTATCAATATTGGAACTCAAAAAAGATAGAAGGAACTGTCAAAACGCTAACCATTAAACGCACTTCATTGGGTGAGTTATTTCTGGTTGTGGTTGTTGATGACGGTAGTAATCCAGATATTCAAGTTAAGACGGGTAGAATCGCTGGCTTTGACTTTGGATTAAAAACATTTCTCACTTGCTCAGACGGCATCAAAATTGAGTCACCCCAATTTTTCAAACAGTCCCTAAATGACATCAAGAAAGCTGGTAGGCAACACTCTAAAAAACTAAAAGGCTCATCCAATAGGGAACGAGCGAGGAAGAACTTAGTACGCAAATATGAGGACATCTCTAATCGTCGGCGTGACTGGTTTTGGAAGTTAGCGCATGACCTAACTGATAAATTCGACATTCTCTGCTTTGAGACTTTAAATCTTAAGGGAATGCAGCGGCTTTGGGGTAGAAAGATATCAGAGTTAGCTTTCGGTGAGTTTCTACAAATCTTAGAATGGGTTGCTAAAAAGAAAAAGAAACTGGTTGTTTTCATCGACCAATGGTATCCCAGTTCAAAGACCTGTTCTAGTTGCGGACACGTTTTAGAAAGTCTTGATTTGTCTATTAGAGAATGGCGTTGTCCCTCCTGTCAGTCAGTGAACGGAAGGGATGATAACGCCAGCAAGAATATTTGTGCTGTCGGGGCATCGACTGTTGGGTTAGGTGATGTAAGTCGGGCTACGCCTGCACTGCAATTGCTGTTTGAGCCTAGAATCCCCGCAATTAAATTGCGGGGAGTATGTCAAAAGCTGTTTTATGGTTCAGGCGCAACCATATATTTTTCCAGAACTGCCTTCCAAACTAAATATGCCTGA
- a CDS encoding GDSL-type esterase/lipase family protein, giving the protein MINQTTSFLILSSLLNILFFIALALFIAKKGGISYLFNKVLHIFPKKKSKHFDYPPYYWHKKSQFEKLPLSESDIIMLGDSITDEGEWTELLGLNVKNRGISGDTTERILHRLNTILESKTKQIFLMIGINDLINDGKSVTATLEQYKNILREFQEKIPKTKVFVQSVLPVNNKLYLYWQDNNNVLKLNSGLKKLAKEFNYEYIDIFSLLLDSENQLDAQYTVDGLHLNGQAYLVWKAVLEKYMVAPEP; this is encoded by the coding sequence ATGATTAATCAAACTACAAGTTTTTTAATACTTTCCTCTCTTCTAAATATTTTATTTTTTATCGCTCTCGCTTTATTTATTGCCAAAAAAGGTGGTATTTCATATTTATTTAATAAAGTTTTGCATATTTTCCCCAAAAAGAAGAGTAAACATTTTGACTATCCGCCTTACTATTGGCATAAAAAAAGCCAATTTGAAAAACTACCATTATCTGAATCGGATATCATTATGTTGGGTGATAGTATCACCGATGAAGGTGAATGGACAGAATTATTAGGATTGAATGTAAAAAACAGGGGTATTTCTGGTGATACCACAGAGAGAATATTACATCGTTTAAATACCATATTAGAATCCAAAACAAAACAAATATTCTTAATGATAGGTATTAACGATTTAATCAATGATGGTAAATCGGTAACAGCAACTTTAGAACAATATAAAAATATCTTACGTGAATTTCAAGAAAAAATACCAAAGACAAAAGTATTTGTGCAAAGTGTCTTACCTGTCAACAATAAACTTTATCTATATTGGCAAGATAATAATAACGTATTAAAACTTAATTCCGGCTTGAAAAAGTTAGCGAAAGAATTTAATTATGAATATATAGATATATTTTCTCTTTTATTAGACTCAGAAAACCAATTAGATGCTCAATATACAGTGGATGGGCTACATTTAAATGGTCAGGCATATTTAGTTTGGAAGGCAGTTCTGGAAAAATATATGGTTGCGCCTGAACCATAA
- the miaA gene encoding tRNA (adenosine(37)-N6)-dimethylallyltransferase MiaA, with translation MTKLIVICGATATGKSGLALSLARKLDSIILSADSRQVYREFDIGTAKPTTAEQKLVSHYLIDICAPTDIMTCADYQQQAQALIASFDLRPLLLVGGTGLYIRSIVQGMKIPRVAPQKELRSHLESFGQMQLYIMLQQVDPVAAQKIHPNDPVRTLRALEVFYVTGRPISEQQGENPPNYPILQIGLNSDSHYLTQRIAKRTEQMIANGLVAEVEYLCQKYGADLSLLNTLGYQEIKQYLAGEISLDKAQELTILHTRQFAKRQRTWFQASPQIEWFDADNPNLLEQVWQRVQLFLTNSQQSTKSPIFNLKI, from the coding sequence ATGACCAAATTAATTGTAATTTGTGGAGCGACCGCAACGGGTAAATCAGGGTTAGCGTTATCTTTAGCGAGAAAGTTGGATTCTATAATTCTGAGTGCAGATTCCCGTCAAGTGTACCGCGAGTTTGATATTGGTACGGCTAAACCAACAACGGCTGAACAAAAGTTGGTGTCACACTATTTAATAGATATTTGCGCTCCCACAGACATAATGACGTGCGCAGATTACCAACAGCAAGCACAAGCCTTAATTGCTTCTTTTGATCTTCGTCCACTATTGCTAGTTGGTGGTACCGGTTTATATATACGTTCTATTGTACAAGGAATGAAAATTCCCAGAGTTGCACCGCAGAAAGAATTGCGATCGCATCTCGAATCTTTCGGTCAAATGCAACTCTACATCATGTTGCAACAAGTTGATCCAGTTGCAGCACAAAAAATTCACCCTAACGATCCAGTGCGAACCTTAAGAGCATTAGAGGTATTTTATGTCACTGGTCGCCCTATTTCCGAACAGCAAGGAGAGAATCCACCAAATTATCCAATTTTGCAAATTGGTTTAAATTCCGATTCTCACTACTTAACCCAGCGTATTGCAAAGCGCACAGAGCAAATGATCGCAAATGGCTTAGTAGCTGAAGTAGAATATCTTTGTCAGAAATATGGTGCTGACTTATCTTTGTTAAATACATTAGGATATCAAGAAATAAAACAATATTTAGCTGGTGAGATATCTTTAGATAAAGCTCAAGAATTAACAATTTTGCATACGCGACAATTTGCCAAACGTCAACGCACATGGTTTCAGGCATCTCCACAAATTGAGTGGTTTGATGCAGATAATCCTAATTTATTAGAACAAGTATGGCAGCGAGTGCAGCTTTTTTTAACTAATTCTCAACAATCAACTAAATCTCCGATATTTAATTTAAAAATATGA
- the gyrB gene encoding DNA topoisomerase (ATP-hydrolyzing) subunit B, translating into MYIGTTGPRGLHHLVYEVVDNSVDEALAGHCTHVEVDLNADGSVTVTDDGRGIPTDIVSKTGKSALETVMTVLHAGGKFGGGGYKVSGGLHGVGISVVNALSEMVEVTVWRDKKVHVQRFERGIPVTEMKVKPLKEARTGTSITFKPDEQIFTTGIEFDYITLSGRLRELAYLNAGVRIIFTDNRLELLKSDTPKVETYEYKGGIKEYIAYMNREKQPLHEEIIFVQGERNNVQVEVALQWCTDAYTDNLLGFANNIRTVDGGTHLEGLKTVLTRTLNAIARKRNKIKDNEPNLSGEHVREGLTAVISVKVPDPEFEGQTKTKLGNTEVRGIVDSLVGEVLTEYLEFRPSVADAVLDKAIQAFKAAEAARHARELVRRKSVLESSPLPGKLADCSSRDPSESEIFIVEGDSAGGCLFLYTNILLTDGRVLTLKEIIDEQEQGKENFCYTIRESGNIGVERIINARRTKENAEVVKLTLDNGETIICTPDHPFMLRDGTYKAAELLTPQDSLMPIHRKLSQKNERGAGLNGYEMVWNPLKDTWIYTHLLADFYNLEHGVYQSSGRCHRHHVDFNKLNNNPTNIKQMSPEAHLELHRQNLEKTLHRPDVIEKSRQIHQSEEFRAFMSERMQQEQTRQILSEQAKAQWEDEVYKAYMLAKWREFYETNEAYRQENSEQLNQAQQEYWSDEANRLAQSQRVREYFENNPQARKVLSELAKKQWEDKDLLDWRREKTKEQWTWEFRQQRREALEKTYYFKTIAALKEVELQIGCLDLEVYRCYRKHTRDKSMLRWETFCDRYFHGNRSRAREAVKNYNHRVVSIEHLEERMDVYDIEVPNSHNFALASGVFVHNSAKQGRDRRTQAILPLRGKILNIEKTDDAKIYKNNEVQSLITALGLGVKGDEFDSTQLRYHRIVIMTDADVDGAHIRTLLLTFFYRYQRSLIEQGFIYIACPPLYKVERGRNYYYCYSDRELQQRLAEFPDNANYTIQRFKGLGEMMPEQLWTTTMNPETRTFKQVEIQDAAEADRIFTILMGDRVAPRREFIETYGSKLDLTDLDI; encoded by the coding sequence ATGTATATCGGTACTACCGGACCACGGGGACTCCATCATTTAGTTTACGAGGTGGTGGACAATTCCGTTGATGAAGCTTTAGCTGGGCACTGTACCCATGTGGAGGTGGATCTCAATGCCGATGGTTCTGTCACCGTCACAGATGACGGTCGCGGTATTCCCACCGATATTGTCTCCAAGACGGGAAAATCAGCACTAGAAACGGTGATGACGGTACTCCACGCAGGAGGTAAATTTGGCGGCGGTGGTTACAAAGTTTCTGGGGGATTGCACGGAGTTGGTATTTCTGTTGTCAACGCTCTATCTGAGATGGTTGAAGTTACAGTTTGGCGAGATAAAAAGGTTCATGTGCAACGCTTTGAACGTGGTATTCCCGTTACTGAAATGAAAGTAAAGCCGTTGAAAGAAGCAAGAACCGGAACTTCTATCACCTTCAAGCCAGATGAGCAAATCTTCACTACGGGTATTGAGTTTGATTACATCACTTTATCAGGTCGTCTGCGGGAATTGGCATATCTGAATGCAGGTGTGAGAATTATCTTCACCGACAACCGTTTAGAATTACTTAAAAGCGATACACCTAAAGTAGAAACCTATGAGTACAAAGGTGGTATCAAAGAGTATATCGCCTACATGAACCGCGAGAAGCAGCCACTGCATGAAGAAATTATTTTTGTGCAGGGAGAACGCAACAACGTTCAAGTTGAAGTGGCTTTGCAGTGGTGTACAGATGCTTATACGGATAACTTGTTAGGATTTGCTAATAATATTCGTACGGTAGATGGTGGTACGCACCTTGAGGGTTTGAAGACGGTTCTGACACGCACCTTGAATGCGATCGCCCGCAAGCGCAATAAAATTAAAGACAACGAACCCAACCTCAGCGGTGAACACGTCCGCGAAGGTTTAACAGCGGTCATTTCCGTCAAAGTACCCGACCCAGAATTTGAAGGACAAACTAAAACCAAACTCGGTAACACAGAAGTACGGGGAATTGTCGATTCTCTAGTCGGTGAAGTTCTTACCGAGTACTTAGAATTTCGCCCTAGTGTTGCTGATGCCGTTTTAGATAAAGCCATCCAAGCTTTCAAAGCCGCAGAAGCAGCGCGTCATGCACGGGAATTAGTCCGTCGTAAATCAGTACTAGAATCGTCGCCATTACCCGGTAAATTGGCTGATTGTAGCTCCAGAGACCCCAGCGAATCAGAGATTTTCATCGTCGAAGGCGATTCAGCGGGGGGTTGTTTGTTTTTATACACAAATATTTTACTTACTGATGGACGTGTACTTACGCTAAAAGAGATTATAGACGAGCAAGAACAAGGTAAAGAGAACTTCTGTTACACCATTAGGGAGAGTGGCAACATAGGTGTAGAACGGATTATTAATGCCAGACGAACCAAGGAAAATGCGGAAGTTGTAAAATTGACCTTGGACAATGGCGAAACAATTATCTGTACGCCAGATCATCCCTTTATGTTGCGAGATGGTACTTACAAGGCAGCAGAATTACTGACACCCCAAGATTCTCTGATGCCCATACATCGCAAGCTCTCCCAGAAAAATGAACGGGGAGCAGGGCTGAATGGCTACGAAATGGTTTGGAATCCATTGAAAGATACATGGATTTACACGCATTTATTAGCAGATTTCTATAACCTTGAGCATGGTGTTTATCAGTCCTCAGGTAGATGTCATCGTCACCATGTCGATTTCAACAAACTGAACAACAATCCGACAAACATCAAGCAAATGTCGCCGGAAGCGCACTTAGAACTGCATCGGCAAAACTTGGAAAAGACATTACATCGACCAGATGTAATTGAAAAGAGCCGCCAAATTCATCAAAGTGAAGAATTTCGCGCTTTTATGAGCGAACGGATGCAGCAAGAACAAACGCGGCAAATTCTTTCAGAACAGGCGAAAGCGCAGTGGGAAGATGAAGTCTACAAAGCTTATATGCTTGCTAAGTGGCGTGAGTTTTACGAAACTAATGAAGCTTATCGGCAAGAAAATAGCGAACAACTCAATCAAGCGCAACAAGAGTATTGGAGTGATGAAGCAAATCGTTTAGCTCAATCTCAACGGGTGCGGGAATACTTTGAAAACAACCCGCAAGCGCGAAAGGTACTTTCAGAATTAGCGAAAAAACAATGGGAAGACAAAGATTTATTAGATTGGCGTCGAGAAAAAACCAAGGAACAATGGACGTGGGAATTTCGCCAGCAACGTCGTGAAGCGCTAGAGAAAACCTACTATTTCAAGACAATTGCTGCTTTGAAAGAAGTAGAATTGCAAATTGGCTGCTTGGATTTGGAAGTTTATCGCTGTTATCGCAAGCATACACGCGACAAATCTATGCTGCGTTGGGAGACTTTTTGTGATCGCTATTTTCATGGTAATCGCAGCCGAGCGCGTGAAGCCGTGAAAAACTACAACCATCGCGTTGTCTCTATCGAACACTTGGAAGAAAGAATGGATGTTTACGATATCGAAGTTCCTAACTCTCACAACTTTGCTTTGGCAAGTGGTGTGTTTGTGCATAACAGCGCTAAACAAGGACGCGATCGCCGAACTCAAGCCATCCTTCCTTTACGTGGTAAAATCCTGAATATCGAGAAAACCGACGATGCCAAAATCTACAAAAACAACGAAGTTCAATCGTTGATTACGGCGCTTGGTTTGGGTGTAAAAGGTGATGAATTCGACTCTACCCAACTGCGCTATCACCGCATAGTCATCATGACTGACGCTGACGTAGATGGAGCGCACATCCGCACACTGTTGTTAACTTTCTTCTATCGATATCAGCGATCGCTAATCGAACAGGGTTTCATATATATTGCTTGTCCACCACTATATAAAGTAGAACGAGGACGCAATTATTACTACTGTTATAGCGATCGCGAACTGCAACAGCGTTTGGCTGAGTTTCCCGACAATGCCAACTACACCATCCAACGGTTCAAAGGTTTGGGGGAAATGATGCCAGAACAACTCTGGACAACGACAATGAACCCAGAAACCCGCACCTTCAAACAAGTAGAAATTCAAGATGCAGCTGAAGCCGATCGCATTTTCACCATTTTAATGGGCGATCGCGTCGCACCAAGGCGAGAATTCATTGAAACTTACGGTTCTAAACTTGACCTCACAGATTTAGACATCTAA
- a CDS encoding acetate kinase → MKILVLNAGSSSQKSCLYEITESALPTEPLEPLWEGKVKWTQDRGVAEINVKSATGGVLEEEIYADSRPAHVAYMLHTLTRGSTKVISQLSEIDGVGHRVVHGGQDYRASVVVTDEVKKAIARLSNLAPAHNPAALEGIAAIEKSLGNIPQVAVFDTGFHSHIPDAAAIYPGPYEWIEQGIRRYGFHGISHEYCSKRAAQILGRDLASLRIISCHLGNGCSLAAIKNGRSVDTTMGFTPLDGLMMGSRSGSVDPGILIHLLRQSNYSAERLDYVLNKASGLRGISGVSSDLPQVMEAIAQGNYRAQLAWDIYVHRLRSGIGAMLASLGGLDALVFTAGVGENSPAIRQAACDAFGFLGMKIDPEKNTHKPVDEDIATADSAVRVLAIHTQEDWAIAMATWQHLISS, encoded by the coding sequence ATGAAAATATTGGTACTGAATGCCGGATCTAGCAGCCAAAAGAGTTGTCTGTATGAAATAACAGAATCAGCTTTGCCTACAGAACCACTTGAACCGCTTTGGGAAGGTAAAGTTAAGTGGACTCAAGATCGCGGTGTGGCAGAAATCAACGTGAAATCAGCTACGGGTGGGGTGTTGGAGGAAGAAATCTACGCTGATTCCCGACCTGCACACGTCGCTTACATGCTTCATACCTTGACTCGCGGTTCTACGAAGGTGATTAGTCAGTTGTCAGAAATCGACGGGGTGGGACATCGTGTAGTACATGGTGGGCAAGATTACCGTGCTAGTGTGGTAGTTACTGATGAGGTGAAAAAGGCGATCGCTCGTCTTTCTAACCTCGCTCCGGCACATAATCCAGCCGCTTTGGAAGGAATTGCAGCGATTGAGAAAAGCTTGGGAAATATACCCCAAGTGGCAGTTTTTGATACGGGTTTTCATTCGCATATTCCCGATGCAGCGGCGATTTATCCCGGTCCCTACGAATGGATAGAACAAGGTATCCGTCGCTACGGCTTTCATGGTATCAGTCACGAATACTGCTCTAAACGTGCGGCTCAAATTCTTGGTCGAGATTTAGCTTCTTTACGGATAATCAGTTGTCATCTAGGCAACGGTTGCTCTTTGGCGGCAATTAAAAATGGTCGCAGTGTTGACACGACAATGGGATTCACGCCCTTAGATGGATTGATGATGGGCAGCCGTTCTGGTTCGGTCGATCCGGGGATTTTGATTCATCTATTGCGGCAATCAAATTACTCTGCCGAGCGTTTAGATTATGTGTTAAATAAAGCTTCTGGTTTACGTGGAATTTCGGGTGTATCCAGCGATTTGCCGCAAGTTATGGAAGCGATCGCCCAAGGCAATTACCGCGCTCAACTTGCTTGGGATATCTACGTACATCGCTTGCGTTCTGGTATTGGGGCAATGCTTGCCAGTCTGGGGGGATTAGATGCTTTGGTGTTTACCGCCGGCGTTGGTGAAAATTCTCCAGCAATTCGCCAAGCTGCTTGTGATGCCTTTGGATTTTTGGGTATGAAAATTGACCCCGAAAAAAATACCCACAAACCTGTTGATGAGGATATTGCCACCGCTGACTCAGCAGTGCGAGTCTTGGCGATACATACCCAAGAAGATTGGGCGATCGCGATGGCGACTTGGCAACACCTCATCTCAAGCTAG